The sequence TCTTGACAAATAGCAATTAAAATGCGAAAGCAGCTCTGTAAAGATTTGAGAAAACAGAGCTGCTTTCGAGTGAATATAAAACTATCCGGCTAAACTTTCGACACTTAAAGGAACCATATCACCATTTCTTGTTAGTCCTAAGAGCATGGGTTGCTGCGGTTGAATAATTTGACCTGTAAGTACGCAACGTTCTTCTTGTTGAGCTGTGGCGGCGATGCTAGCTCGAATATCAGTACGAGAAAATCGCGGTTTCCATTCACCTGATTTTTGCTGTACATAATTCCAGAGGATATCGCGGATGAGAGCTTGATACCCTTGATTGCCAGCCATTTGTTTCAGCTTCTCTTTGAGTTCTCTTTCTAGGCGAATGCTGGTGACTTCCATATCGGTGGTGGGGGTGCGAGCGATTGTATGCATGACTTTTTCTCCTTAGAGGTATAGACAGGATAGTAATACAAGTGTAGTATGTTTAAAGGAATGTTCAATAGGTGAAATTTTCTGTGACATCCATTTACCCCATCTCTACTTCTTTAAGCGCTATCGAATGCCGAGCTAGTCGGGAATCGATAGCTGTGGGAGTGGAGTATTTTTTTATGGGTGAAGGTAGCCGAAAATTTGGGCAAATCGCAGAGGGTAATCATGATTTTAGATATTTCGGCCTAGGTGTGCTGAATACCAAACCACAATTAAATCAAGCAAGCGGGAGGTACAGACCGAGGATGGCTGTACTAACATAGACCAAAAAACTCTGAGGTCAATTTTCCACCCCCGCTTCCACCAGATAAGAAGCGGGGGTTTGTTTATAAGGAGTCAAGCTGTGACGAGCGCGATGCAAGTGTTAGAGCAATCCGTAGTGGTGTTTTCTCAAAATTACTTGCCACTTTGTCGGATCAATATTAAACGGGCGATTGTGCTGATATTAGACAAAAAAGCTGAACCTCTAGGCTTTTCCACAGCGGGTGGGTGGCGAATTCATTCGCCGAGGTTGGTACTAGATGTACCCAAACACATTCGGTTAACGGTGGCTTCTGGTGAGCGGATGTGGAAAGTTCCACCTGTGAATCGGCGAGAAGTTTTGCGCCGAGATCATCACAGTTGTCAATATTGCGGTAGTAACAAACATCTGACACTAGATCATGTGATTCCACGCTCTCAAGGGGGGCTTCACACTTGGAATAACGTAGTCATAGCTTGTGCAAGATGTAACTCCTATAAAAGTAATCGCACCCCCTTAGAAGCGGGTATGCAACTACGTACACAGCCTAAGCCACCAGTTCATCCGGCGATCGCTTTTGCTGTGAGCGAAGCTTGGCGCAACGACGCTACACAATTTTGGATCAATGTGCAAGCAAACCTGGAATAACAGGAGAGCATAAGGAATGCTGAAATTAACTTACACCGAGAGGAGTTTTTATTTAGAGTGTCTGACTCTATCGCTGGAAGAGTGGGTTGCACAGCGAGCGATTTTAGCCTTGCGAGTCGGTCAATCTTTTCACATTGAACCTAGCACTGCTTCCTTCTTGCTTCCTGCAGATTTACCGGGAATTGAGAGGTTAAAGGCGGAAGTGCTATTAGATGACGGTGGAATTATTGCGCTGTCTAGTGGCGATGCTGACTATACAGAAGTGATTCTGCGGGGTTCTTGGTTATCTGATGGTTTAGAGGAGGCTGTGGGCGTGTTTGTGACTGCAATTAGTGATCTCACAGAATTCTATGTACATAAACTTTGGCAAGAAGCACAAACCTGTGCTTCTGTGATGAGTGAATAAAAATCACTCTAAACTAACTGCCAACTGACAAACACTAAAATTGCGTAAATGATAAATCGTAGCGGGCGTTGTGGAGCAATATGACAAACTTTTGCACCTAGCAATACACCTGGAACTGAGCCTAACCATATAGGCACAACTAAATTCCAGTCAACTGTTCCGAGGCTGAGATGACCAACAGAGGTGAATGACAGTAAGATTGCAGCTTGCGAAATATCTGTACCTACTAATTTCCGCGCATCTAGCCGGAAAAAAGCAATTAATGCTAGGGCAAACATCGAGCCAGAAGCAACACTAGTCAGACCTACTAAACACCCGAGAATAGCTCCCACAACTATTGCTAAACAGCGCCCTGTGTTTGTCTGTAAATCCAACTTTGGCAGTTCAGGTAAATTGAATTCAGGAAAAAAGTTTAACAGTAACAACTGTATCAATGCTATTAAAGTGATGCATAAAATCATCACTCCTAGCATTTGTAGCAGCATGTTATCTAAATTTTCCTGACTATGAGTGCGAATCAGATGTAAAATTCCTACACCAAATAGGGAGCCGGGAACACTGCCAAAAATTAACCATTTGACGACTTCGGTGTCTAGGGTTTTTTGCTCCCAGTGTTTGTAACTACCAACAACCTTCATGAGAGTGGCTGCTACCACGTCGCAACTCACCGCAGTGGCGGGTGGAACCTGAAACCAAAAAATCAACATGGGAGTGATGAGAGATGCTCCACCGATTCCAGTCAATCCGACGAGGGTACCGATAAAGAAACTTGAGAGCGTTAGTAACAAATATTGCATACTTCCATCTAGAAGGTTTCAACTGCGGTTAAGTCACTTGTTTTGCAAGGCTAAACTCCTGACTAATAGTTTTAATGGCAGAATAAAGCCAGTAATCCGATAAACTTACCGTATTTTACTGTTAAACCAAACGTGAAGTCTACTATATATTTGTTAAACAACATTTATAAATGTTGCGATATTGGTAAACCGTCTTGAAAGACTAGCAATTCTCCTGGTCGAATTGATGTCCAAACTTCATTGTCGGTCAGGGGAGTAGTGGCAATAACGGCGACGCGATCGCTCGGTGAGGTCAATTCCCGAAAATCTACAGTCATATCTTGGTCAATCAAGTGAGCAGCCGCAAAGGGAGCTTGTCGGACAATGTAGTTAAGTTTGGTTGAACAATAAGCGAAAAAGTGTTCTCCATCAGATAGCAAGTAA is a genomic window of Fortiea contorta PCC 7126 containing:
- a CDS encoding HNH endonuclease; amino-acid sequence: MTSAMQVLEQSVVVFSQNYLPLCRINIKRAIVLILDKKAEPLGFSTAGGWRIHSPRLVLDVPKHIRLTVASGERMWKVPPVNRREVLRRDHHSCQYCGSNKHLTLDHVIPRSQGGLHTWNNVVIACARCNSYKSNRTPLEAGMQLRTQPKPPVHPAIAFAVSEAWRNDATQFWINVQANLE
- a CDS encoding alr0857 family protein → MLKLTYTERSFYLECLTLSLEEWVAQRAILALRVGQSFHIEPSTASFLLPADLPGIERLKAEVLLDDGGIIALSSGDADYTEVILRGSWLSDGLEEAVGVFVTAISDLTEFYVHKLWQEAQTCASVMSE
- a CDS encoding sulfite exporter TauE/SafE family protein, which codes for MQYLLLTLSSFFIGTLVGLTGIGGASLITPMLIFWFQVPPATAVSCDVVAATLMKVVGSYKHWEQKTLDTEVVKWLIFGSVPGSLFGVGILHLIRTHSQENLDNMLLQMLGVMILCITLIALIQLLLLNFFPEFNLPELPKLDLQTNTGRCLAIVVGAILGCLVGLTSVASGSMFALALIAFFRLDARKLVGTDISQAAILLSFTSVGHLSLGTVDWNLVVPIWLGSVPGVLLGAKVCHIAPQRPLRFIIYAILVFVSWQLV